TATATAATGTAGCAGTTAGCTATCTCTGTGTCGTACATGGCCGCTTGTCAAGCATGAAAAAcacaagttttatttaaattctgaatatattatCGTATACAGCAtgcaaagagcgctccctttACATTTGTTAAAAACTGTCACTCATTCATCACGATCTCACAGAGTTCCGTTTTAACCAATGAATGTGACGACACAAcaaatctctttttttaatgtctttgttAGAAAGAATTTACGAACATGATAGAACTCAGCACTGGACAAAATTCGGTGACTGGAGCGGTGAGTGGGTGGATTCCAACCTAAGCACCTCTGATTGGACATTGCGttataaaaatcaacaaacatgTCTGTCATTGGCTACATTGCTCACCTCTGCGAAAGTGCATTGTAAAATCATTGGACGCTTTCCAAAGCAGAAAGGCAGATACACTGGATTGTTTGCAAAATCTATTTCCTTAGGCTACTATTACGAAGAAAACAGATCCTAGACCAGGAGTTATGGGCAGCTTTTCCATCTAAAAGCAGTCAGAAGCAACAGCAGGCAGTTGTATGAGTTAGACTATTATACATGTTAAACTCAAGTCCGACCGTCCCCCTCGGTCTGGAGAGGGGGCACAGGGATGTCTGTGGGGGGGCCTACTGCTGCCTTTGTCTACTAGCTAAAAGTCGTATCCAGCCTGCAGATTTTGGGCAGTAGTAGTTGacagatttcacagaaaatcTGGTGTGATTGTATATGATGAGTACAGACTTCAGACTTTGATTCCATCCAGTCAGAGGATATGGCACgtttgatattttgagctgatttgTCAGGCATATCCTACAAACGAAGCGCATGTTTCTGCATTAGATTGTTACGTTTGGAAAGTCTTGAAAGTCTGGTAGTGCTTGATCTTCAGCTGATGCCCAGTTTTTCTCTGTATCCAGTTACAAAGTCGGCTAGTGTATGAtacctagtgttttaaaatctgttcagattttgaAAGTCATGTATTATATTCCAGCCAAGAACCTGGTGCTACAATTAATCACCAAGTCCCTCTAGATCtctaaaataatactaatactaactTCCTGAAGGTCTTTCCTtgtcacatgagaattcacccGCTTCATTCACTGTTgccttctctctgtctgtgtgtgtttgcattgtAGTCCTGTACACGGTAGGAAAGATTCTGcacagatgcaaacaaacatcCAGAGGTACCATCATTGAGATAGTGAGGTcacctgtctgtgtgtgtggataGAATGTTCAGTAAATAGCAAGAATATGTAGTTAGTTTCTCTCTAGACCAACAGTATGTTTTCCACAGTTATATATGTAGACTTCCTCTCCTCCGTAGCAGCCGTGACAGATTTCCTGTAGCTCCCCAATGTGTTGTTGAATGAATTTCAGCATTGAGATGAAACATACAGCATGTATGTTGTCTAATGAGATAAATTAGTCCTGTTTAACTGGTTTGGTGTTTTGTACACTGCTGTCATCTGGACGGTGTTACTGGTAGGTTAAAGAGAGAACACACACCGGTTCGAGCTTGTAGTTCAGTAGCTTGGGTCTCAGGGAGAGTGCTGATGAAGTATCATTTGACCTTTTATTGGCCTTTTTTGGACCTGACTTTCTACCAATCGCAGTTGACCTGCTCCACTCGAGAAAACCTTTGATTAGAGGgtttattttacacataaaTATGGCCACAGAttcctttttcacattttcagtgCTGATTTGTGTGAAAAAAGGACTAAAATGATTTCATTAtagatatttattaataatattacaatgaaTTGGTgagattttaattaatattaatttcacaattgtcatttttaaatatattaaatataatttattaattaaaaatgatactTGTACTGTACTTActtacatacatactgtatataaaattgttaatttgttaaacttttattcatttcttgTGGTGTAAACTTTTAATAGGAAAACATGAAAGGGATGTTTTGATAGAATGTGAGTGTATATAGTTTTCTGAAATGAATGTGTCATCAGCACTCTTGCCCTGAATCTCTCACTTTTACTtatgaatttttgttttgaaacttATTTTGCTCTGATTGCTGcctgtgtttgtgtgatttGCATTTCCTTCTGTTTAATAATGCTTTCATGCCGCTTTGCCTGAATATTACATTCATTAAACATGAGCAGTCAGTGAGATTTCACTGGCTGGCTTTGGGAAATTCACCTCCCTTCATGAATAAGAGGCGAATTAAACCCATATATCACATATGCAAATACTGGGTTTAGTTTAGCACAAATCCAGGTCGAATCTGTGCATGGTCGGAAATATTTCAGTCCTTAAAGCTTCAACCATTTATATTATTGACTTTTGACCCACAGATGAAGACCGGCTGCCCCGTAGGAAGAGTTTTGTCGACACGATTTCTCTCCAAGTTGACATCCTTTCCAACAGCTTGCCCGATCAGGTACACTGGACATCATTTAATCATGCTTGAGTTGTTCAACATTAAGAATTAGACTAAAGAacatatttatgtgtttatCCTGTAGTCTCAGCTTGCAGAGGAGATCACGTTTGAGACCCTGAAGAAGGCCATCGGTATGTGTGGATTAGTGTCTGCTCAGCGTTGGTGTGCGTTTTTATGCGTGTTAGCATCTGATGTCGCTCCATCTCTCTCAGATACCACAGGTCTGGAGGAACAGGAAAGGGAGAGGAGACGGCAGGTGATGGAGAAGTTCCAGAAAGCTCCGTTTGAGGAGATTGCTGCCCACTGCGAGTCCAAGGTAGAGCTTGTGTGTTCTGCCAATCAGCTtgtttgcatttaaaacaattgaaaacaaACGAGGAATGTGCCAATATGATAGTAaagaaatttatatatattagccCAATAAGCCATATATAGGCGTatatgcactactgttcaaaagtatgtggacatttttagttgttgtttaagaaaattattgtttttattcaacaaggatacgttaaatggatcaaaagtgacagaaagaCATTGATAAcagtacaaataaatgctgttcttttaaccTTTATGTTCAGTCTtctagaaaaaaatgtatcaagatttccacaaaaatattaggcagcacaacaATTTTCAACGttgataaaaagaaatgtttcttgagcagcaaatcagcatattagaatgatttctgaagaatcatgtgacattgacgactgatgctgaaaaatcagctttgccatcacaggaataaattacattgtaaaataaattaaaatagaaatagatttattttttattatttaatatttcacaatattaccattttactgtatttatgactACACAAATGCAACCTTCCAAAACCAGTGATGACAAGTTTTGAATTGgccaatatataataatattagatTAGGTATAAGTACATTTATATATAGTTAGTTTTTGTAAGACTTATTACTCTACCAAACTCTGCATTGAATAAACCATTTCCTGTCAAGGTGCAAAAAATATGGGGGTTAGCTTAAACCATTTCTGACTTttcctgatttaaaaaaaaatatttttaagatgtaCGACCTTACACTTTATtggtttattaaatataattggtGTAAGTCTGTGTTGTGGTAATTAGAAGCCCTTGACGCAGCATTTGAACTTCCTGTATGTATTTTCAGGCCAACATGCTGCACGATCGCTTGGCACAGATATTTGAACTCACCATTCGGTAAGCTgacatttcagaaaatataatatttaattataatgtttGTCATCTAATATTTTCAGCGTGAACTGATATTTGATTGGCGGTTTTGTCTATTCATCTCTAATCAGCCCTCCCCCGAGCCCATCGGGCACCGTGACGGTGACGTCAGGCCACGCCCAGTACCAGTCTGTGCCAGTCTACGAAATGAAGTTCCCTGACCTCTGCGTCTACTGAACCACGACCTTTCACCTTAACTCTATCACACAGACTCAACCTTGACATGTGACCACTGACCTTTATCACTCTTTATGTTTGGTCCTGTGACCTTAAACTCATCTTCATTAGGCACCTTTCACTATAAATGTCACATACATTCATGTCCAGCAGAGAGAAGGGGTGCGAACTGGACAGGCGCTTCATGCCTCCATTCTGCACCAATCAGCACGCAGACATTACAACCAGCTGTCCAATCATACACCAGCTCTGTAGAATCATGTAAATCTTATGTGTGTGGTTTTCAGTTTGATTCTTGCACTAAAAGGCAGCTCTAGGAATCAAACTGAGTCTTTTGAACACTTGATTCTTTAGCTTCTTAATGTATTGATTCATAGGAGTCATTTAGAAAATGACTCACTCTGGCTACATTAAGGGAACTTAATTGCTAGCATTAGCTTAAGTGctagtttattttcattaagtCATTCTAAGCCATCATCAGCAGAGAGATTTGAACATACAGTACACTTCTGCTCGCTTGAATCTCTCCTATATAAATGATTATAGTGTATAGTATAGGCTATttttgagaaatatatatatatacttttagaTGAAATGATTGCTGATAGTTGCAGAGTGTTTGTGTTCTGTTTGCATGGCTTAGCCAATGTTTCACTGCAAACGGTTGTGAGTTTAGGCCTTTATTAATCTACAATTAGCCTTTAACTTCAATGTTGTGGATGTCAACGGGGCTTTTGTTCACCCAGAGTTCTTAGTGATCACTATGCTCTCCATTTTGCCTTCACTGTGTAGAGAaaccaaaacatttgcttttCATCACCAAAGAGCTCCGCCCACGCCCTTCCTTTATGGCCACACGCGGCCGATCTTGAGCCAATCAGAAACTGAATTCTCTTTGAGGGCGGGAACACCGCTGTGTTTTTGAACTCAAACCTCAGAACAGTTTCTAGAAAACTTGGAACCTGAAAAATGATGGATGTCAGTGATAAAATGATCTGCATTCATCAACCAGCTGTTTTTACATCGAGCCACAAGGGCGTTAAAatgcttcttttttctttttttttgcttttcaggTAATTTTATTCATCTACCTTGGACAAAAAATGTGTCATGCTGAATTCTGACAATTTATTTGTGACTGTTAGATGCTGAAATACTTTGCTGGAAATGTTTCACATCATCTGTGCTTCCTGTGGTGAGAGCTGTCATcggtttcagttgtgtttagCTGGTAGAAACGTGTCTATGCACGACCGTTTAGGACATTTTGGTTGATTCTGAGGTGCTTTTCATGGATTCTGGGGGTTTGTTGTCATATGATTGGCTTGTCTTTGTTTTGGGAATGTATTTTTGTGGATGGAACGGAAAGTGAACGGACGGGTGTTTATTCTGCAGATTTGGTGCATCCAATGCTGATTATGGATGCGATGCTGTTGCCATTTTTTGGCCTGTGAAATCAATGGTTCGACTGTTTGTGACCAGAGACTTCCACTTCATTGTGGGATTTGTATGCACAGAAAGTAAAGAATGTCTTGAATTACTTAAAGGTTCAACTTCAGAGGTGGCTTGTTCTAAATTCGCAATAGGATCGATTATTTGTCTCCTATAATTTCCATAATATCCGAGTTGATGACTGCAGATTTTCTGATCTGTCCAGTCTGTTAAAGGACGTCTGAGGTGTTTTGAAGTGTTAATGGAAGGATTTCAGTGACAAAATGTTGGTGGACAGGAAATAGTCAGTAGTTGGCCTTTGGCCGTTGTGTTTTTCTCTCAGTAACTTACTGCATTTCAGTAGAAGTTGCTTTGCGACAATATGCGTAAAATGCTGTGATGAAATCAGGCACATTATTTCTGtagaaatataaaatcataaataatttctagaataatgcaatatatttttggtGTAATATGAAATAGGAATGTGTTGTTTCTCTGACACGTCATCTGTAATGCAACTttagagatgtgtgtgtgtgtgtgtgtgtgtgtgttagagggATACAATAAGTCTATTTTTTgcatgctgtttttgttttacatcaGTGAAGAGAAATCTTGTTAAGGGTCTTACTGTAATTGCTAATATCATTTTTAGTGTAATTCACAAGATATGTTTTATGGTACTTTAGTATTTATCACATGGCTTATCTGAAACTGATCTTTAGTTATGttttatctgaaaaaaaattgtttttttcttctgtttgaaTGAAAGAGGAAAAGAATTAGATGCGGTAGGTTTCAAGTTGATGGTGATGTGTCGATATGGAACAGAAATGGTTTTGTAATCTTCTGTGTGAAGATAGTCCAGAGGACAGGCGTATGTCTACATGCATCATGCTAGATTTGAAATGGTACGAACCACTGCAGTGTTGCTACAATACATGATTATAAAAGTTTCCATGAAATCTCTAGGTGTTAATTAGCCATATTCAGGTTCGCTGTCTGACAGTGTCTGCCACATTAATGTGCAATGAGATTTTATGTACGAGATCTTAAAGTCTTAATAAagattttgtatataaatacttactgtttctgttttcttttgtaaATTCTCATCAAAGAAggccacattttttttttttattaaaatcaggTTAAATTCAATACATTGAAAACTACTATGATGTATACTTACAATTGTacctaaatgtattttaaataatatttaaataatgtataatttatttcacattacagtactgcaaattatatatttttttatattacattacagaAGGCTACTGAGAATTGGGCGAAAATTCATAGAAATAGGCTTCTTTTTCACTTTatgcaattttcatttttatttactttttttgtgaAACAGGACTGACATTTCTTGATAtatttcatgagattcacctagacattttttgcttgtttttggcCGCCTTGTCAATTTTGACAAAAGACAATTTGAGAGCAAACCAGTGTttttaactgaaactaaaactatttaaaaaatttgtcaattaaaataagctaaactaaaataaaatataaatattagatgaaaaacttaaatgaaaattagaaacatCTTGAAAAAGATCTAAAAATTAGTTTAAGCTGAAGTATAAAAAttactaaatgaaataaaactaatctttacataataaatgcctttatttttaattacacagACATCAGTTACAAGTGGATAAAAATACtgagaaatataaaaatgctgGCATTTATGATCCAGCATACAAACAGTCTTTTAATAGGTCAAGCACAAGCAGAGGAGGAGCAGCAGATCTTGGGTGATCTTTTGTGGCCGCTGGATACTGAGTGAGTTCAGACTGAGCTTAACTTTTCATTAAATGTGCATGACATCCTTTCTGACTGATTCCTCTATTGAGAGCTCcctgaaaatatcaaaattatagAACTGCATCATTCTACTGCTCCagttcttcctcctcctcttcttcttctttttcttcctcctcctcctctcctggctcctcctcctcttcctcttcctcctcctcctcttcgaTGTCCAGTTCTGGTTTGCTGTGTGTGGGTTTTTTGTCAAGTGCAGGTGTGTGTGGTTGCACATGTGTGTTCATTTGAGGCCGAGCTGGGGTCATTTCATTGCTCTCCTCACTGGAGTCCTGATTGGCTGATTGTGCTGAAGAATGAGGCTTACGGTGGCACGTAGCACGGGGCCCAGAACACGAGGAGGTGACTGAGTGGTTGTAGTGTGAAGCCGCCATGCACTCGGCAGTCGAACGATCGCAGACGCACTGCAGTcgatcacacacactcacaccagaacctgacacacatacacaacacAATCATTAACACAAACCTGACCTCCAAAGAAGATGTTcgtaatttttgtatttttgaagtagtttttgcatgtattatgtgtgtgtgtgtgtgtgtgcgtgtgtgtgtgtgtgtgtgtgtgtgtgatgccaTACATCGAGGCTTTCCATTGTGGCAGCTGATGTGAGCATTGAGTTTTCTGTTTTTCCTGCAGCCCAGAACAATGAGCTGCTCCAAACAGCACTGCTGCAGAAAGCAGCACCTGACACAGAGACACATCAAGGATAGTCAGGACACAACAGAGCTTCACTGAATTGAATTGTCTGTGTACATCtgtattatatactgtacactacCACTCAATAGCTTGGCCACCCttaacttattttgtgtttcttatGATCTTATTATGATCTTTTGATTGCTTAAATGCTTGAAAAGAAACGACTGATTTCTGTATAACACATACATAGtggattttagtttttatactagatatagatagattcaaaagtttggggtcagttatattttgaaatgtttttcaaagtctcttctgctcaccaaggctgcatttatttgatcaattattgtaaaacaatatacagtaaaacagtaatattgtgaaatattattacaatttaaaatggcagttttgtgtttgaatatatttaaaaatgtaatttatttatgtgatgcaaagctgaattttcactatcattactccagtcttcagtgttatgtgatccttcagaaatcattcttatatgctgacttggtgctcaagaaacattaaaaacagctgtgctgcctCAGTAagtttgtggaaactgtgatacatttttttttcaggattctttttttttttttaaaggaatattttgaAACAGTATAAATGGGTAAACTCAAGCATTTTTTCcagtgaaaatgtgtgtgattgtgtgttcTGACCGGTCCAACTGGTCCACTGGGTTTCCTGTCCCCTGCTGCCCACAGTAGCAGCCGTAGTGTTGATACTCGTGAGGACATCGTCCGGTCAGACAGTGCAGCATTTCTCCCAGAGCAGACATGTCCCTCAGCACCTGACCAGATGCACTGTACTGGAGGAAAGAAGTGCTGCactctacaaacacacacacacacacacacaaattaatgCAACCACACTTTTCGTTTCTCTCTCAtcatttctgtgtctgtttgTTACTTATCCAATATAAGTATGCTTGCATACATAATAGTTTGATTTCAGCTGCACTAAAGCGTTAATTTGCCTTTTTAAATTGGCACGTAAATTGTTTAGTCTGACTGAAAATATACCAGGCAGTTTTGTGAAGTCAGACTAACAGACCTACTGTAAGTAATGCAATTGTAGCTTGACTTTGTGCAGCATGAATACAAgttaatcagactacagttggCTTTGGCTTTGTGTGGATGTGCTGAAAAACAGAGTGATTTTTTTCACAAAGATTTTAGGCTTTTTTGCCTTCATAAGTCTCTTTTAGATTACTGGAAAGacgtatgtatgtatttttttgtccatttcTCTCTATATTTCTCACCTTCAGAGTCGTCTTGCTGCTGCAGATCTGACAGTCCAGCAGCCTCCAATAAAGACCAGGCAAAGAGCGGCGCCGCCCGTCTCCGGACCCGGTGAGACTctgggacacacacacaaatatacacactGATTTCTCTGGAGTACAAACGGATGTGCTGGAGTGTTTGGAGAATAGCTTAACATAATTTACCCAAGCAGGCCAAGTTCTTGGATGAACATCCTGCTACAACATTACCATACCAATCAACCAATTAGATTTTAGGAACAGGGTTATCATCTACCAATCATTTTCCTCCGATTCCACAAACAAGTTTGGACTCTTCACAGTTCCGGGGTTCTCGAAAGTGTAAATGGACAACTTCTATAGTGGTAAACAGAAACTACTGTACAACAAATATAATTTCTGAGCCCCCATTTGCCCCAAAAGctagagaaaaaaaactaaaattgtgtttaaatgacaaaagagggaaaaaatattttttacattggtCAGCCGTTGTATCGGAAACAGCATTAACCAGTTTTCTGTAAATTAATGCCAAGGTAATAAAACAGAAGCATAGTgttataaatcttttttttttttttttttttatatgaaaatataaaaaactattGCAAGGTTtatgacattattaactgtGAAAATGCGTCATCACATCCTTATATCAGCCTAATTGACCATTTTCACAGACTGTTGAATCAGGAACACGTCCTTCTTGGTTAAatcatattgtttttattggaGCCCACCATTACCAGTTTTCTCTGATTCCTGTGAGCTGTCGGATGgctctttctcttcctctttctcctGCTCCTCTTCCTCAGCTGACTCCTGCTGAGCTGTAGTGGTCAATGACGGCGAGCGGTCCAGGGCAGGAGGTTTCTGGGGATGGGGGGTGGTTTCAACAGCAGCGAGGCCTGATGTTGTGGTCCGTGTGCTGACAGGTTTGTGAGGAGCTGTAGATGTGGTCTTGTGGTTCTTCGTTGGTTTTGCAGCTGTGTGAGCTGTTGGTCTTGGTGATAAGCTGTGAGGTTTAGGGAACAGCGCTGGAATGATCCGCGTGGATGGACTGACCTCTCTGACCCTGGATGGGATCACGGTGGTTTGGGCTTTCACTGATTCATCTTCTTCTTCGTTACTTTGTAGATCTTCCTTACTGTCTTTCTTGTGCCTTTCATCCTCTTCAGATAGAGATGGTTTGGTTGTGCTCAAGTCGCCTTTGAAATCACTCTCTCTGTCAGTCTCTTTATCTTCCTCACTCGTCTTCTCCAGCTCTTCAATCAATATCTCTTTTTCCTCACTTCCTTTCATTAATGTGCGTTGCATCAAAGTGGTTGCAgctattgtgtttttattggtAGCTGTTGACGGTGTTGTTTTGTGATGTGAGTATTGATTGGTTGTTATTTTAGTGGGTGTGGT
This portion of the Onychostoma macrolepis isolate SWU-2019 chromosome 02, ASM1243209v1, whole genome shotgun sequence genome encodes:
- the oc90 gene encoding otoconin-90, with amino-acid sequence MRPLYLFLLFTLQKVRCTAVFCPEASDLSSDELLIGCLGVRFTWLYAVFDDLRSVLEFAVSLRCETGFCPADIDNHGHYCSNANTRDTARKHIQPADTLDRCCFTHWRCSQELKERNCSRRIPTYNNYTCSYNSSCDMLDYCEEGFCHCDQMVIDCISSNHPVTKQVGDNKPITAQTDSPFVTDLPDNDTYASVNGTDRVELSPSDIDMEIMFYGVNGTLNETVSNFTNELVLVNGSQSSNIQSTKYPGIFQSGPEEQENEAEEREMDRNSERGSIVEREEEEAVEYEDVTAVLTTEEPGRDKKEEEIPTTHNAMEWSTNNEPTFNIALTATTESQTVTESPDTYTNTHPNTHTPHYTPHTTPATHTQASEEDDDESDEDALQSIASNTSKPVTHTPAHTTTNDLTDIAKPYVSPLSQITTEQKSDESQEERDEEQEMTARDRETEEHSTKASQSPYIVLMTTPTKITTNQYSHHKTTPSTATNKNTIAATTLMQRTLMKGSEEKEILIEELEKTSEEDKETDRESDFKGDLSTTKPSLSEEDERHKKDSKEDLQSNEEEDESVKAQTTVIPSRVREVSPSTRIIPALFPKPHSLSPRPTAHTAAKPTKNHKTTSTAPHKPVSTRTTTSGLAAVETTPHPQKPPALDRSPSLTTTAQQESAEEEEQEKEEEKEPSDSSQESEKTESHRVRRRAAPLFAWSLLEAAGLSDLQQQDDSEECSTSFLQYSASGQVLRDMSALGEMLHCLTGRCPHEYQHYGCYCGQQGTGNPVDQLDRCCFLQQCCLEQLIVLGCRKNRKLNAHISCHNGKPRCSGVSVCDRLQCVCDRSTAECMAASHYNHSVTSSCSGPRATCHRKPHSSAQSANQDSSEESNEMTPARPQMNTHVQPHTPALDKKPTHSKPELDIEEEEEEEEEEEEPGEEEEEEKEEEEEEEELEQ